A single region of the Neisseriaceae bacterium genome encodes:
- a CDS encoding Rrf2 family transcriptional regulator, translating to MKLTTKGRNAVTAMLDLCIHSQNQPVNLNSIHERQDVTVNYLEQIFIKLRRAGLVKSIRGPGGGYVLSRDPSSIKIAEIINAVEDNLKVTRCDGLVNCRDGAKCLGHDLWHSLEKVLDNFLHNYSLYDAAYPVSSSKNQEIQFLNYRQNNNVEHNNNIEHNGEY from the coding sequence ATGAAGCTAACAACTAAAGGTAGAAATGCTGTTACAGCCATGCTTGATTTGTGCATTCACTCACAAAATCAACCAGTAAATCTAAATTCTATCCATGAGAGACAAGATGTTACAGTTAATTACCTTGAACAAATATTCATTAAGTTGCGTCGGGCAGGCTTAGTAAAGAGTATTAGAGGGCCTGGTGGAGGCTATGTACTTAGTAGAGATCCTAGCTCTATTAAAATAGCAGAAATAATTAATGCTGTTGAAGATAATTTGAAAGTAACCCGATGTGATGGATTGGTTAATTGCCGTGATGGTGCCAAATGTCTTGGACATGACTTGTGGCATAGCTTAGAAAAAGTATTGGATAATTTTTTACATAATTATTCATTGTATGATGCTGCTTATCCTGTATCTTCTTCAAAAAATCAGGAAATACAGTTCTTGAATTATCGACAAAACAATAATGTAGAACATAATAATAATATAGAACACAACGGAGAATATTAA
- the map gene encoding type I methionyl aminopeptidase, giving the protein MSIMIKSSEEIEKMRVAGRLAAELLDYIEPYVQPGVTTNELNDLCHNYQINVQGTIPAPLNYGNPPFPKSICTSVNHVICHGIPDDKTLKNGDIINIDVTIIKDGFHGDTSRMFAVGEISTYAKRLIKVTHECMMLGINEVKPGAMLGDIGYAIQKHAEENGYSVVREFCGHGIGRVFHEQPQVLHYGYKGTGLVLKPGMIFTIEPMINQGKRQLKILNDQWTVVTKDRSLSAQWEHEVLVTDNGYEILTISPKYGKP; this is encoded by the coding sequence ATGAGCATTATGATCAAAAGTAGTGAAGAAATTGAAAAAATGAGAGTGGCAGGTCGATTGGCAGCTGAGTTATTGGATTACATAGAACCTTATGTTCAACCAGGTGTGACCACAAATGAGTTAAATGATTTATGCCATAATTATCAGATCAATGTACAAGGGACAATACCAGCACCTTTGAATTATGGTAATCCCCCCTTTCCAAAATCAATATGTACATCTGTTAATCACGTTATATGTCATGGTATTCCTGATGATAAAACACTTAAGAATGGAGATATTATTAATATTGATGTGACGATTATTAAGGATGGGTTTCATGGCGATACCAGTCGAATGTTCGCAGTTGGTGAAATTAGCACTTATGCCAAACGTTTAATTAAGGTGACTCATGAATGTATGATGTTAGGTATCAATGAAGTTAAGCCAGGAGCCATGCTTGGTGATATAGGTTATGCTATCCAAAAACATGCGGAAGAAAATGGTTACTCAGTTGTTAGAGAATTTTGTGGACATGGTATTGGCAGGGTTTTTCATGAGCAACCTCAGGTTCTACATTATGGCTATAAAGGTACGGGTTTGGTACTCAAACCAGGTATGATCTTCACTATTGAACCGATGATTAATCAAGGAAAAAGGCAATTAAAGATTTTGAATGATCAATGGACTGTGGTTACTAAAGATCGTTCCTTATCTGCTCAATGGGAACATGAAGTTCTTGTTACTGATAATGGGTATGAAATTCTTACAATCTCTCCTAAATACGGTAAACCATGA
- a CDS encoding DUF615 domain-containing protein: protein MLHDSQQEKIVLSKTKIKQEMNALQALGKRLTTLSIAERRKLSIPDFLEEAIQDYSKIKSNGAKRRQLQFIGRLMKELSQGNVQVITTYFSILDGNNQSYNAYIKRLEITRNALISNEGTLTEFLYQHPNVESSYLRTLIRNCKKESSDHKPSRAYREIFKLLREVEPFDYQS, encoded by the coding sequence ATGCTACATGATAGTCAACAGGAAAAAATTGTACTTAGTAAAACTAAAATAAAACAAGAAATGAATGCATTACAAGCATTAGGAAAAAGATTGACGACTCTTTCAATAGCAGAGAGAAGGAAACTTAGTATTCCTGACTTTCTAGAGGAAGCAATACAAGATTATTCCAAAATAAAATCTAATGGTGCTAAGCGTAGACAGTTACAATTTATTGGCCGCTTAATGAAAGAATTGTCCCAAGGCAATGTGCAGGTTATCACAACTTATTTTTCCATACTAGATGGTAATAATCAGAGTTATAATGCTTATATAAAAAGGTTAGAAATAACACGTAATGCACTCATTAGTAATGAAGGTACTTTAACTGAGTTTCTTTATCAGCATCCCAATGTTGAATCAAGTTATTTGAGAACATTAATTAGAAATTGTAAAAAAGAATCATCTGATCATAAGCCTTCCAGAGCCTATCGAGAGATTTTTAAGCTTCTAAGAGAAGTAGAACCTTTTGATTATCAATCATAA
- the trpC gene encoding indole-3-glycerol phosphate synthase TrpC, which produces MDILTTINEAKKQEVSRAKEYLDFKSLKSQCLDIPSPRDFSGALRSLVSQEKTTIIAEIKKASPSRGLIREHFDPIDIAQSYERSGAACLSILTDVQYFQGNPKYISQVKSKCNLPILRKDFIIDAYQIYQSKLWQADAVLLIAASLSQSQLEDFEGIALENGLSALIEIHAEEELKKIESLKSPLIGINNRNLKNFEVNIERTLALKPFIPKEKIIICESGIHDHDDIKHMRENGIYAFLVGESLMRQDKLDSALLQLINGK; this is translated from the coding sequence ATGGATATATTAACTACAATTAACGAGGCTAAGAAACAAGAAGTATCCCGTGCCAAAGAGTACCTTGACTTTAAATCTTTAAAATCACAGTGTCTTGATATCCCCTCCCCAAGAGATTTTTCTGGAGCGCTACGCAGCCTGGTTTCCCAAGAAAAAACTACAATTATTGCAGAAATTAAAAAAGCCAGTCCTTCTAGGGGACTGATTAGGGAACACTTCGATCCCATCGACATTGCCCAATCTTATGAGCGATCAGGAGCTGCATGCCTGTCAATATTAACAGATGTACAATATTTTCAGGGTAATCCTAAATACATATCACAGGTAAAGAGTAAGTGTAACCTACCAATTTTACGTAAAGATTTTATTATTGATGCTTATCAAATTTATCAAAGTAAGCTTTGGCAAGCTGATGCTGTATTATTAATTGCTGCCTCCTTAAGTCAGTCTCAATTGGAGGATTTTGAAGGGATTGCATTAGAAAATGGACTATCAGCTTTAATTGAAATACATGCTGAAGAAGAATTAAAAAAAATTGAATCCTTAAAATCACCCTTGATAGGAATTAACAATAGAAATTTAAAAAATTTTGAAGTTAATATTGAACGGACTTTGGCTTTAAAACCCTTCATCCCCAAAGAAAAAATTATTATCTGTGAAAGTGGTATTCATGATCATGATGACATAAAACATATGAGAGAGAATGGTATCTATGCTTTTCTTGTTGGGGAAAGTTTGATGAGGCAAGATAAATTAGATTCTGCATTATTGCAATTAATTAATGGTAAATGA